Below is a window of Congzhengia minquanensis DNA.
GTCAATGAACTTGCGGATAGAAAGAATGTCATTTTTGAAAGTGTTTTAGATCTTATAGCATTGTAAGGAGGACGCAATATGCCGTTGCCATTACTGTTTATCGGCATTGCCGCAGCAACAGGCGGGCTTGGTGTTGGAAAGACCATTAAAGCCGGAATTGATGCGAACAATGCGAAGAAAATCAATAAGAATGCGAATGAAATAGTGGAAGCCTCTACCGAGTGGCTTAACGCTCAGAGAATGGCTTGCGGAAATTCTCTGCGTCAGCTCGGTGAAGAAAAACTATTTATTCTTAACAGTAGCATTACAGGATTTCTTGATACATTTACGAAAATTAAAAATGTTGACTTTCGTGAGTCTGAGGGATTAGAAGAACTGAAAAAGCTCCATGTTGATGAGAAAGAATTTGTGGAACTGAAATCTATGGTGAGCTTTGCGGGATCACTTGCAGGAGGCGCAGTAGCGGGAACTGCCGGTGGAGCATTGGCTGCCTTTGGCGCATACGGTGTAGCGCAGGCACTTGCCTGTGCATCTACAGGAACAGCGATTGCTTCTTTAAGTGGGGCTGCCGCCACCAATGCTACCTTGGCATTTTTCGGTGGAGGGTCGCTTGCTGCCGGAGGACTTGGTATGGCAGGAGGTACAGCAGTCCTCGGTGGGCTTGTTGCCGGTCCCGCACTTATGGTTATGGGATTTGTAGCAGGTCATGCCGCAAAGAAAGACCTTGAAAAAGCTTATACGAATAAAGCAGAGGCGTTGCAAATTGCATCTCAGCTTAACACGGCATCTTTGCAATGCGAAACCATCCGCAGACGAACTTATATGTTCTACAATCTGCTTGCACGACTTGACACCTACTTTCTCCCCATGATCTATAAAATGGAGGATATTTTCCAAGCAGAGGGTGATGACTACAAGCAATATAGCGCAGAGTCCAGAAAAGTGATTGCTTCTTGTGCAAGTACTGCCGTATCTATCAAATCCGTGCTGGACACGCCCATTTTGACAGATGATGGTCTGCTCACAGATGAGTCCGAAGCAACAGCAACAAATATCGAAGGATTCTTGCAGAACATGAGAATCAACATCTGATTAACAGTCACGAAAATCCCTTTGGAACAAAGGGCGCACTTCTATACCGGGTCATGCCCGGTATGTGCGCTCTGCGAGGCAGACAGCCCAGACACTCGAAGTCTGGGCTGTTTTGCGTCACTCCGTTCCGAACAAGCGGGCTGCACCCTCTTGCGATGCTTCGCATCTATCACCTGCGCACCAGCCGCCGTGAAGCAGTTTTGACAAACTGCTCCCCGTCGGCAGGTCTTAAAAACATATACCGAAACCTTTTACATACCGATTGCTCATCCGGGCAGTCGGTACTTTTATTTGAAGGAGGAAAGCCTATGTCCAAGAAGAAAACCATTCCCGAACTGGAAGCTGAAAAGACAGCAGCCGAGCAGAAGATCGAACAGCTCAGGCATCAGAACGAACGGCTGGACAACCGCATCCGGTATCTGAACAAGGGCGACCGCAGTAAGCGCACCCATCGGCTCTGCTCCCGTATGGGGTATATCGAGCATTGTGCCCCCGAACTGCAAACGCTGACCGAAACCGAGTTCTACGATTTATTTGAACATCTGCTCCGTCAGCCGGATGTGCGTAAAGCCATTGAGAGAGCCGTACACAGCCACAACAGCCGTATCAATCGAGGAGGTGAATAACCTGTCCCTATACCATTTCCATGTTTTCCAAATCAAGCGCAGCAAAGGACAGTCTGCCATTGCTGCCGCTGCCTATCGTGCGGGAGAAAAGCTGCACAGCAATTACTACGGCGAGGATGCGGACTACACCAAAAAGGGCGGCGTGATTTGCTCGGAGATTCTGCTGCCGCCCCATGCGCCCAAAGAATTTGCAGACCGTGAAACTTTATGGAACGCCGTTGAAAAAATCGAGCAGCACCCGAAAGCACAGCTCGCATACAGCTTTGACATTGCCTTGCAGAACGAGTTTTCTATGGAAGAAAACATCGACCTTGCAAGGCAGTTTTTACTGGATGAGTTTGTGAGCCGGGGCATGACGGTAGACTTCGCTGTTCACTCGCCAGATAAAGAGGACGGCGGCATTGCCAATCCCCATTTCCATTTTCTCTGCCCCATCCGACCGATCAACTCCGATAGCACATGGGGAACAAAACAGCGGCGGGAGTATGTGTTGGACGAAAACGGAAACCGTGTCCGTGACGATGCCGGTCACTATGTATTCAACGCCGTCCCTACTACCGATTGGGGCAGACCGGAAACCTTGGAGCATTGGCGGCAGGCATGGGCTGAACTGTGCAACGCTAAATTTGCGGAGAAGAATTTGGATTGCCGTATCGACCACCGCAGCTATGAACAGCAGGGCCTTGACATCGTTCCCACCATCCACGAAGGACCGGCTGTGCGTGAAATGGAAGCAAAAGGCATCCTCACCGACAAGGGTGAGCTGAACCGCTGGATTCGCCGTATCAACAGTATGCGAAAAAATATCGTTTCCATGCTGAGTGAGCTGTTTGCTGCCATCCGTGAGATTAACCGTGAGCTGAAAGCACCGAAAGAACCTACCCTTACCAAACTGATTACCGACTACTACAGCGGACGCAACGCCGGTGCGTGGAGTGTTTACGCCAAGGTTGGCAATCTCAAAAATATGAGCCAGCTTGTAAACTATGTCCGAGAGAATAATCTGCGTACCGTTGCCGATCTGGAAGCAAGGGTATCTGACCAGCAGGAAAAGCTGGACGCACGATCTGCTTCCTGCAAATCGGTTGAAGCCAAAATAAAAGAAATATCTGAACTTCTCCGGCAAGCACAGAATTATGCAGATACCAAACCCGTGTATGACGAGTGGTATCGCATCAAGTTCAAGGGCAAAAAAGACAAATTCAAGGGAGAACACGAAAGCTAGCTTCGCAAATATTACGCCGCCGAGCGCAAGCTGAAACCGCACTTCCACGATGGGAAGCTGCCGCTGACGAAGTGGCGAAAAGAGGTTGCGGAACTGGAAAGCGAATACGCATCCCAGCAAAAAGCAATGGATGCGCTCCGTGACGGTGTCCGCAATCTTCGTCAAGTAACCCTTGCAGTCAAAGGTGCCACAAACGAAAAGCAGCAGCTTCACGAACAGAGCAAAACCCGCCACCACGAAAATGAACTTTAAGGAGGAATTGCATGACCAACGAATTTACCACAGCATACGAACCCATCGACCTTTGCGCCTGTTTTGATATGCTCTATTTTCCACCGGAAGATTTTTTGGAGGAATGCCGCATCTACTGGCTCAATCATAACCCGTTCCACGGTACGATTGAGCGCCGCATCGGTAATACCTGGTTTACCATCGAAACCGAGTGTGCCGGAACCGAGAAACTGACCGATAAGGTCAGGCGGCTCATTTTTTCTGACAAAAATCTTGGGAAAGGGGGCTGTTGTTCATGACAGATACAAAAAGTTATGTTAATATAGAACCATGCACAACGGTTCTGTCGGCTGACCAACAACCAAAGGAGGAAATTATGTTGGATCAGCAGAAAATCACCATCATCTACTGCCGCCTGTCCGTGGAGGACATCAAGGATGACGCCAAAGACGGAAAGGGCAATTCCAAGGCAGATGAGTCGAATTCGATACAGAACCAAAAGGAACTGCTTCTTCGCTACGCAAAAGACCATGGCTACACGAATCTGAAAGTCCTGATCGACGACGGTTATACGGGTACGAATTTCAACCGTCCGGGCGTGCAGGAGGGCTTCGAGCTTGTCAAGCAGGGGCTTGTGGGCTGCTGGCTGGTCAAGGATATGTCACGCTTCGGTCGTGACTATCTGACCGTCGGACAGTACACGGATATTATCTTCCCCAGCTATGATGTTCGCTTCATCGCCGTCACCGATGGCGTTGACAGCGAACGGGGCGACAATGAGGGTTTTACCGCAATCCGCAATCTTTTCAACGAATGGTATCCCAGAGATACTTCAAAGAAAGTTCGTGCGGTGTTCCGTCAGAAAGGAACAAGCGGAAAGCACCTCGGTCAAGCGCCCTTCGGCTATATCGAAGACCCGAACAACCCCGGCTACTGGCTCGTCGATGAGGAGGCGGCAAAGGTGGTCAGACACATCTTTGCTCTTTGCATCGACGGAAACGGACCGTCAAGAATCGCAAGGATGCTTGAAAAGGAACAGGTGCTTACAGTCAAATCCTACTATGCCATGAAGAAAGGCAAGCCCCTGCCGGAATTTCCGTACCGTTGGAATGACAATTCCGTGGTCGGTATTCTGGAACGGATCGAGTACACCGGCTGCACCTGCAATTTCAAGACCTACTCCAAATCCTTCAAGCTCAAAAAGAGACTGCCTAATGCCCCAGAGAATATGTATATTCTGGAGGACACGCAGGAAGCCATCATCACCAAGGTACAATGGGACAGAGTACAGCAGCTTCGGCAAAACAAACGCCGCCCCGCAAAAGCGGAACGGCAGGGATTGTTCTCAGGTCTATTGTTCTGCGCCGACTGCGGCAACAAGCTCCATTTTGCCACCTGCAAGAGCTTTGAGGGAAAGCAGGATCACTATGTATGCTCCAGTTACAAGAGCAACAGAGGAACCTGCAGCGCACACTATATCCGTGAGGACACCCTGCGGGATTTGGTGCTGGAACGTATCCTTGCTGTGAACGCCTACATCCGCAGCGATGTGAATGGATTCAAGGAAGAATGGCTCCGTTGCAGGCAAGAGGATTGGGAAGAAGGTATCCGTGAGGACAAACGGAGAGTAGCGGCCGCAAAGAAACGCTGTGCCGACCTCGATATTCTGATCTCCCATCTGTATGAAGATTTCGTCCTCGGCAATCTGCCTATGGAACGGTACAGGAAGATGAGCGCAGAGTACGAAGCGGAGCAAAAGCGGTTACAGGACGAAATCGCCATCAGAGAAGGATGGGTCGAAGAACAGGAGAATATGAGCCACGGCCTTGACGGCTTTGTGGAACTGGTCAACAAATATGTTGACATGACGGAGCTGACACAGGCCATC
It encodes the following:
- a CDS encoding recombinase family protein; this translates as MTDTKSYVNIEPCTTVLSADQQPKEEIMLDQQKITIIYCRLSVEDIKDDAKDGKGNSKADESNSIQNQKELLLRYAKDHGYTNLKVLIDDGYTGTNFNRPGVQEGFELVKQGLVGCWLVKDMSRFGRDYLTVGQYTDIIFPSYDVRFIAVTDGVDSERGDNEGFTAIRNLFNEWYPRDTSKKVRAVFRQKGTSGKHLGQAPFGYIEDPNNPGYWLVDEEAAKVVRHIFALCIDGNGPSRIARMLEKEQVLTVKSYYAMKKGKPLPEFPYRWNDNSVVGILERIEYTGCTCNFKTYSKSFKLKKRLPNAPENMYILEDTQEAIITKVQWDRVQQLRQNKRRPAKAERQGLFSGLLFCADCGNKLHFATCKSFEGKQDHYVCSSYKSNRGTCSAHYIREDTLRDLVLERILAVNAYIRSDVNGFKEEWLRCRQEDWEEGIREDKRRVAAAKKRCADLDILISHLYEDFVLGNLPMERYRKMSAEYEAEQKRLQDEIAIREGWVEEQENMSHGLDGFVELVNKYVDMTELTQAIVNEYIRKIEVFASDKSSGKRKQKIKIFWNFVDELDLEIFSQPIVYERITKQMQKTA
- a CDS encoding DUF3847 domain-containing protein → MSKKKTIPELEAEKTAAEQKIEQLRHQNERLDNRIRYLNKGDRSKRTHRLCSRMGYIEHCAPELQTLTETEFYDLFEHLLRQPDVRKAIERAVHSHNSRINRGGE
- the mobQ gene encoding MobQ family relaxase encodes the protein MREPYTATTAVSIEEVNNLSLYHFHVFQIKRSKGQSAIAAAAYRAGEKLHSNYYGEDADYTKKGGVICSEILLPPHAPKEFADRETLWNAVEKIEQHPKAQLAYSFDIALQNEFSMEENIDLARQFLLDEFVSRGMTVDFAVHSPDKEDGGIANPHFHFLCPIRPINSDSTWGTKQRREYVLDENGNRVRDDAGHYVFNAVPTTDWGRPETLEHWRQAWAELCNAKFAEKNLDCRIDHRSYEQQGLDIVPTIHEGPAVREMEAKGILTDKGELNRWIRRINSMRKNIVSMLSELFAAIREINRELKAPKEPTLTKLITDYYSGRNAGAWSVYAKVGNLKNMSQLVNYVRENNLRTVADLEARVSDQQEKLDARSASCKSVEAKIKEISELLRQAQNYADTKPVYDEWYRIKFKGKKDKFKGEHES